One window of Diabrotica undecimpunctata isolate CICGRU chromosome 8, icDiaUnde3, whole genome shotgun sequence genomic DNA carries:
- the Ilk gene encoding scaffold protein ILK, protein MEDIFQWCKEGNALQVRVWLDEPEHDMNQGDDHGFSPLHWAAMKGYNKIVEMLLLRGARVNATNRGDDTPLHMAAAHGHREIVNMLLRQRADVNFTNEHGNSPLHYACFWNYIEIAEDLVHHGAKVAIANKYGQTALDKSKGNLAKALHDIAVESGQDLKKIKFKDQSYLGLKTRSRDATLSRHKGINIKELEMKKKIADTHSGITYIGRWQNNDIVAKILNVRDVTSRISRDFNEEFPKLRIFSHPNILPVIGCCNSPPHLIIISQLLPLGSLYNVLHEGSGGIVVDTAQALRFAIDIAKGMAFLHSLERTTPEYFLNSRHVMIDDDLTARLSMADAKFSFQEKGRIYYPAWMSPEALQKKITDRNWEASDMWSYAILLWELATREVPFADQSPMEVGMRIALEGLRISIKPGISSHMTKLINICMNEDPGKRPTFDMILPILDRMVR, encoded by the exons atggaAGATATATTTCAATGGTGCAAAGAAGGGAATGCCCTGCAAGTTAGGGTTTGGCTGGATGAACCAGAACATGATATGAATCAAGG TGATGATCATGGGTTCAGCCCTCTTCATTGGGCTGCGATGAAAGGATACAACAAAATTGTGGAAATGTTACTGCTTAGAGGAGCTAGAGTAAATGCCACTAATAGAGGCGATGATACCCCTTTGCATATGGCAGCTGCTCATGGTCACAGGGAGATTGTTAATATG CTTCTCCGTCAAAGGGCAGATGTAAATTTTACAAATGAACATGGAAATTCGCCATTGCATTATGCATGTTTCTGGAATTATATTGAAATAGCAGAAGATTTAGTTCATCATGGTGCAAAGGTAGCTATAGCCAACAAATATGGACAGACAGCACTTGACAAAAGTAAAGGAAATTTAGCTAAAGCCTTGCATGACATAGCTGTCGAATCTGGACAAGATCtgaaaaaaattaagtttaaggATCAAAGTTATCTAGGTCTAAAAACAAGATCTAGAGATGCGACTCTATCTCGTCATAAAGGTATTAACATCAAAGAATtagaaatgaaaaagaaaatagcTGACACACATAGCGGCATTACTTACATCGGAAGATGGCAAAATAATGACATCGTGGCTAAAATACTTAACGTAAGAGATGTGACTTCCAGAATATCTAGAGACTTCAATGAAGAGTTTCCAAAACTGCGTATATTTTCTCATCCAAATATATTGCCTGTTATTGGTTGTTGCAATAGCCCGCCTCATCTAATCATTATTAGTCAGCTTTTACCTTTGGGATCATTGTATAATGTATTGCATGAAGGAAGCGGGGGTATTGTTGTAGATACTGCACAAGCTCTTCGTTTTGCAATAGACATTGCAAAAGGAATGGCTTTCTTACACAGTTTGGAACGAACAACGCCTGAATATTTCTTGAATAGCCGGCATGTTATGATCGACGATGATCTGACTGCCAGACTTAGTATGGCAGATGCCAAGTTCAGCTTCCAAGAAAAAGGTAGAATTTACTACCCTGCTTGGATGTCTCCAGAAGCTCTACAGAAAAAAATTACTGACAGAAATTGGGAAGCTTCTGACATGTGGAGTTATGCCATTTTACTTTGGGAACTAGCTACGAGAGAAGTGCCATTTGCCGACCAAAGCCCGATGGAAGTAGGCATGAGGATCGCTTTGGAAGGATTAAGAATTAGTATCAAACCAGGAATCTCATCTCATATGaccaaattaattaatatttgcatGAACGAGGATCCAGGAAAACGGCCCACTTTCGATATGATTTTGCCAATTTTGGACCGAATGGTCCGTTAA